In the genome of Rhodoferax sp. BAB1, one region contains:
- a CDS encoding tyrosine-type recombinase/integrase, giving the protein MESAVAIAHREPWNKGKIVGQKAPFKPKDIWALRARLQMERRIRELALLNLGIDSKLRGCDLVALKVRDICHGDQVATRAIVMQHKTRRPVQFEITAASRDALLTWIKHAGLKPDNFLFPSRLHDSPHLGTRQYARILGHWVNELGLERADYGTHSIRRTKATLIYKRTKNLRVVQLLLGHSKIESTVRYLGIEVDDALEISEQTEI; this is encoded by the coding sequence ATGGAATCAGCTGTAGCCATCGCGCATCGCGAGCCTTGGAACAAAGGCAAGATCGTCGGCCAGAAAGCCCCGTTCAAGCCCAAGGATATCTGGGCACTCCGTGCCCGTCTTCAGATGGAAAGGCGCATTCGAGAACTCGCACTCCTCAACCTAGGTATCGACAGCAAGCTGCGCGGTTGCGATCTGGTCGCACTCAAGGTCCGAGACATCTGCCATGGCGACCAGGTGGCAACTCGCGCTATCGTCATGCAACATAAAACCCGGCGTCCGGTTCAGTTCGAAATCACGGCTGCCTCCCGAGATGCCTTACTGACGTGGATAAAGCATGCCGGATTGAAGCCGGATAACTTCCTATTTCCTAGCCGGCTTCACGATTCGCCTCACCTCGGAACTCGACAGTACGCCCGCATTCTTGGGCATTGGGTTAACGAACTCGGACTTGAACGAGCTGACTATGGGACGCACTCGATCCGGCGGACCAAGGCGACGCTCATCTATAAACGAACCAAGAACCTTCGCGTCGTGCAGTTACTTCTCGGGCACTCCAAAATCGAGTCGACTGTACGGTACCTCGGCATAGAAGTCGATGACGCACTCGAAATCTCTGAGCAGACGGAAATCTGA
- a CDS encoding multidrug DMT transporter permease, with translation MEDLRILVARLGWPSTAARWWTMQELAARLGAPASKAATEAALLEFLGTRKLEAEVVEALVVFWMAAQAHGYEAGPKLAESIPKTSILSELLLESLGLWADTPDEGLEEVPEDFQIPQDFNGVQGADLPRMFRTSMTELEAATGLPFVRQMAFEWSKNKGAYPDAPFQGDPWHFSRPLGEGFSGQISSRTALRMISAYHRTLAVAEAFWGMPPDKAEDRALLALPVHPTLALLRPRRPAWFPGRTEFDGDDEAIGGAVRSLVERVQQERPGDELMAFSSPVVMSMGRCVEVSVVRWAQAAGGSVADEGLAGHLKDLWRTGELLASDFQEPLGTTTFLESPTPHEIADEESKAWPLAKPLDFNRLGYLQYDLYPGRLFLPTMPERGQLEVTSCGGGLEVKSGSEVVADLCYWNAGWGPVRAMQFDGNCGVALVSRGTAYRTSPDEAVQEVRSFYFWRVRTLDEKSGFSGFEEELTYGVTFV, from the coding sequence ATGGAAGACCTGCGCATCCTCGTCGCCAGGCTGGGCTGGCCGTCGACCGCTGCACGGTGGTGGACCATGCAGGAACTCGCCGCTCGCCTGGGCGCGCCGGCGTCGAAAGCGGCGACGGAGGCCGCACTCCTCGAATTCCTCGGCACAAGGAAGCTCGAAGCCGAGGTGGTGGAGGCGCTCGTCGTCTTTTGGATGGCCGCGCAGGCGCACGGGTACGAGGCCGGCCCGAAACTGGCCGAGAGCATTCCTAAGACGTCCATCCTCTCGGAACTGTTGCTGGAGAGCCTCGGTCTATGGGCGGACACCCCGGACGAAGGCCTCGAAGAAGTGCCTGAAGACTTCCAGATCCCACAGGATTTCAACGGGGTGCAAGGTGCAGACCTTCCGCGGATGTTCCGCACCTCCATGACGGAGCTTGAGGCCGCTACGGGGCTGCCGTTCGTCCGCCAGATGGCTTTCGAGTGGTCGAAGAACAAAGGCGCCTACCCGGATGCTCCTTTTCAGGGCGACCCTTGGCACTTCTCGCGCCCCTTGGGCGAAGGGTTCAGCGGCCAAATCTCATCTCGGACTGCCTTGCGGATGATCTCCGCCTACCACCGCACGTTGGCGGTTGCTGAGGCGTTCTGGGGCATGCCTCCCGATAAGGCGGAAGACCGGGCTCTGTTGGCTTTGCCTGTTCACCCGACACTTGCGCTGCTCAGGCCTAGACGACCGGCTTGGTTTCCAGGCCGAACGGAATTCGACGGCGATGATGAGGCTATTGGTGGGGCTGTCCGCAGCCTCGTCGAGCGGGTTCAGCAGGAGCGTCCTGGCGATGAGCTGATGGCCTTCTCGTCGCCCGTTGTGATGTCGATGGGCCGCTGTGTGGAGGTCTCGGTCGTCCGGTGGGCGCAGGCGGCAGGTGGCAGCGTCGCTGATGAAGGCTTGGCGGGGCACTTGAAGGACCTGTGGAGAACCGGAGAGCTACTCGCAAGCGACTTCCAGGAGCCTCTGGGCACGACTACGTTCCTGGAGTCGCCAACTCCCCACGAGATAGCCGATGAGGAGAGCAAGGCATGGCCGCTGGCCAAGCCGCTCGATTTCAACCGACTAGGCTACCTGCAGTACGACCTTTATCCTGGGCGGCTCTTCTTGCCGACAATGCCAGAGCGGGGACAGTTGGAGGTCACGTCTTGTGGTGGAGGGCTGGAGGTCAAATCCGGTAGTGAAGTGGTCGCTGACCTTTGCTACTGGAATGCAGGCTGGGGACCGGTTCGCGCTATGCAGTTCGACGGAAACTGCGGTGTGGCCCTTGTCTCCAGAGGCACGGCATATCGCACATCACCGGATGAGGCTGTCCAGGAGGTGCGATCGTTCTACTTTTGGCGTGTGAGAACGCTCGACGAGAAGAGTGGATTCAGCGGCTTTGAAGAAGAGCTAACCTATGGTGTCACCTTCGTGTGA
- a CDS encoding efflux RND transporter permease subunit produces the protein MFKWLLDNSLGNRLLVIIASLVLMAYGAFTLSRTPVDVFPDLNKPTVTIMTEAGGMAAEEVEQLITFPLETTMNGLPGVESVRSVSSAGLSFIYVTFDWSTEIFRARQMVSERLSAMEGGLPPDITPRMGPISSIMGEIMQIAIPIDTSKISPMQVREYADWVLRPRLMAIPGVAQVIPIGGEVRQFQVQPNTSRMGELGITQEQLETALKGYSSNTSGGFLELNGREYLIRNLGRTSRLDDLKNLALTSRNGQPILLRQLADVTFAPALKRGDAGFEGKPAVILGVQKQPAADTIHLTLSIESALEAMQRSLPAGMDSPKVTFRQASFIEASITTLQGKLIGASIFVALILFFFLGTLRPTIIALTAIPVSIFVTALVFRYFGLSINTMTLGGLAIAIGGLVDDAVVDVENVLRRLKVDRAKHPDHRLHPLELVRAASMEVRSAILYATVIIVLVFLPLFALPGMEGRLFVPLGIAFIVSTMASLVVSVTVTPVLSFYLLPSMKSLDHGDTRLLAWLKRKYQSSLQAVLNRPRAVLVTAGVAVLVSLIAVPFFPKTFLPPFNEGTLLVGLRLNPGVTLAESSALAQQAEKLVKLVPEVVHVGRRSGRAELDEHAEGVHVSELDVGLLPAGELKRSMDEISADIRSRLINLPAAIAIGQPISHRIDHMLSGVRSQIAIKIFGDDLDTLRGQADVLRGRLAAIPGIADLEIEKQVLAPQIKVRLDYAAAAQYGVPTPQILSTLQSLVEGERITQIVEGSRRFALVVRLPESARSVEGLGNILLETPSGRIPLSRIATIEDGDGPNQISRDDGKRRIVLSANAQGRALSDIVTDIRRVVAETRLPEGYFITLGGQFQAQEEASRLVGLLSIVSLVLMFVVLYSRYKSVVLSALIMGNIPLALVGAVLGLWISGQPLSVAALVGFITLAGISVRNGILKVSHYLNLMRSEGESFDHKMILRGSMERLSPVLMTALVTAFALAPLLFEAERPGTEILHPVAVVIFSGLISSTLLDTYLTPLMFWLFGRKDAERLLDDRNAEAF, from the coding sequence ATGTTCAAGTGGCTTCTCGATAACAGTCTGGGCAATCGGCTGCTGGTGATCATCGCCAGCCTGGTGCTCATGGCCTATGGCGCGTTCACGCTTTCACGCACCCCCGTGGACGTTTTTCCAGATCTCAACAAACCCACGGTCACCATCATGACCGAGGCCGGTGGTATGGCTGCGGAAGAGGTGGAACAGCTCATTACATTCCCCCTGGAGACGACCATGAACGGTCTGCCGGGTGTGGAAAGCGTGCGATCCGTCTCCAGCGCGGGCCTGTCCTTCATCTATGTCACCTTCGATTGGAGTACGGAAATCTTCCGGGCCCGACAGATGGTGTCCGAGCGCCTTTCCGCCATGGAGGGAGGCCTGCCGCCCGACATCACGCCACGTATGGGACCCATCAGTTCGATCATGGGTGAGATCATGCAGATCGCGATCCCGATCGACACCAGCAAGATCTCGCCCATGCAAGTGCGCGAGTACGCCGACTGGGTGCTGCGCCCCCGCCTGATGGCCATCCCGGGAGTGGCACAGGTCATACCTATCGGGGGTGAGGTGCGCCAGTTCCAGGTCCAGCCCAACACCAGCCGCATGGGGGAGCTCGGCATCACGCAGGAGCAGCTGGAGACCGCACTCAAGGGTTACTCCTCCAACACCTCGGGCGGCTTCCTGGAGCTCAACGGCCGCGAATACCTGATCCGCAACCTGGGCCGCACGTCGCGTCTGGATGATCTAAAGAACCTGGCGCTCACCTCCCGCAACGGCCAGCCCATCCTGCTGCGCCAGCTGGCAGATGTGACCTTTGCCCCGGCCCTCAAACGCGGCGATGCCGGCTTCGAAGGCAAGCCGGCTGTCATCCTGGGCGTGCAGAAACAGCCGGCCGCGGACACCATCCACCTGACCCTCTCCATCGAGTCAGCGCTGGAAGCCATGCAGCGCTCCCTGCCAGCCGGCATGGACAGCCCGAAAGTGACGTTCCGGCAAGCCAGCTTCATTGAGGCCTCCATCACGACACTTCAGGGCAAGTTGATCGGTGCTTCTATTTTTGTGGCACTGATCCTGTTTTTCTTTCTGGGCACGCTGCGGCCAACCATCATCGCCCTGACCGCCATCCCGGTGTCGATCTTCGTGACGGCCCTGGTGTTTCGCTACTTCGGGCTGTCCATCAACACCATGACGCTGGGCGGCCTGGCCATCGCCATCGGGGGCTTGGTGGACGATGCCGTGGTTGACGTTGAGAACGTGCTGCGCCGCCTCAAGGTGGATCGCGCCAAACACCCCGACCATCGTCTGCATCCCCTGGAGCTAGTGAGAGCGGCTTCCATGGAAGTGCGATCGGCCATCCTGTACGCCACGGTCATCATCGTGCTGGTCTTCCTGCCGCTGTTTGCGCTGCCAGGCATGGAGGGCCGCCTGTTCGTGCCACTGGGCATCGCCTTCATCGTCTCCACAATGGCCTCGCTGGTGGTCTCGGTGACGGTCACACCAGTGCTGTCTTTCTACCTGCTGCCGAGCATGAAGTCGCTCGACCATGGGGATACACGCCTACTGGCCTGGCTCAAACGCAAGTACCAGAGCAGCCTGCAAGCTGTGCTGAACCGGCCACGGGCGGTGCTGGTCACAGCGGGGGTTGCTGTGCTGGTTTCATTGATCGCGGTGCCGTTTTTCCCCAAAACCTTCCTGCCACCGTTCAACGAGGGAACGCTGCTGGTTGGACTGCGGCTCAATCCGGGCGTGACCCTGGCCGAATCCTCCGCCCTGGCACAGCAGGCTGAAAAGCTGGTCAAGCTGGTGCCCGAAGTCGTGCACGTCGGCCGGCGCAGCGGGCGGGCTGAGCTGGACGAACACGCCGAGGGTGTGCACGTGAGTGAGCTGGACGTGGGCCTGCTCCCTGCCGGAGAGCTCAAGCGCTCCATGGACGAGATTTCCGCCGATATCCGCTCGCGTCTGATTAACCTGCCGGCGGCCATTGCCATCGGCCAGCCGATCTCGCACCGCATCGACCACATGCTCTCGGGCGTGCGTTCCCAGATCGCCATCAAGATCTTCGGTGACGACCTGGACACGCTGCGTGGGCAAGCCGATGTGCTGCGTGGCCGGCTGGCCGCCATCCCCGGCATCGCCGATCTGGAAATCGAGAAGCAGGTACTGGCGCCGCAGATCAAGGTCCGGCTGGATTACGCGGCTGCGGCGCAGTACGGCGTGCCGACCCCGCAGATCCTGAGTACCCTGCAAAGCCTGGTCGAAGGCGAAAGGATCACCCAGATCGTCGAAGGCAGCCGACGTTTTGCCCTGGTGGTGCGTCTGCCTGAATCCGCGCGTTCGGTCGAGGGTCTGGGCAACATCCTGCTGGAGACACCCTCAGGGCGAATACCTCTGTCGCGCATCGCGACCATCGAGGACGGGGATGGTCCCAACCAGATCAGCCGTGACGACGGCAAGCGGCGTATCGTGCTCTCGGCCAACGCCCAGGGCCGGGCCCTCTCGGACATCGTGACCGATATCCGCCGGGTTGTCGCCGAGACCCGGTTGCCCGAGGGTTATTTCATCACCCTGGGGGGACAGTTCCAGGCGCAGGAGGAAGCCTCACGTCTGGTCGGCCTGCTGTCCATCGTCTCGCTGGTGCTGATGTTCGTCGTGCTGTACAGCCGCTACAAGTCCGTTGTCCTGTCCGCACTGATCATGGGCAATATCCCGCTGGCCTTGGTGGGCGCTGTGCTGGGCCTATGGATTTCCGGGCAACCGTTGTCGGTAGCGGCGCTGGTGGGTTTCATCACGTTGGCGGGCATCTCGGTGCGCAACGGCATCCTGAAGGTCAGCCACTATCTGAACCTAATGCGCAGCGAAGGTGAAAGTTTCGATCACAAGATGATCCTGCGCGGCTCGATGGAACGGTTAAGCCCGGTGCTGATGACGGCGCTGGTCACGGCCTTTGCGCTGGCACCCCTGCTGTTCGAGGCCGAGCGTCCGGGCACCGAGATCCTGCACCCCGTGGCGGTGGTGATCTTCTCGGGCCTGATCAGCTCCACCCTCCTCGACACCTACCTGACCCCCCTCATGTTCTGGCTCTTCGGCCGCAAGGATGCCGAGCGCTTGCTGGATGACCGCAATGCCGAGGCGTTCTGA
- a CDS encoding efflux RND transporter periplasmic adaptor subunit — protein sequence MKNRYLNIISAFTTLALLAGSPTTTWAGEGHDHGDAPAAVSGNGPKRLPDGSVFLPKPAQRQLNVRTTTVSLAELPRSIELAGKVVMDPNAGGKVQAMVAGRIEPGPQGLPNIGQSVRKGQVLAYVLPSSGQIERSNQSAQLAELRAAKSLAEKRLARLQELADTVPRKELEAAESEVSSLGERVTAVGAGLSNRDALVAPVSGVIASSHVVAGQVVDARELVFEVINPARLRIEALAYDADVARNVAGASVAIGTQSIRLSFVGAARSLREQALPMLFRGEGAALSSLAVGQPVKVYVQTATRVSGLRVPAASLMKNPANQSVVWVKKAPEQFEPRVVTVEPLDGASVAITSGLQAGDRVATQAAALINQIR from the coding sequence ATGAAAAACCGTTACCTGAATATCATTTCCGCGTTCACCACCCTGGCCTTGCTCGCCGGCAGCCCCACAACGACATGGGCCGGCGAAGGACATGACCATGGCGATGCTCCCGCCGCCGTCAGTGGCAATGGCCCCAAACGTCTGCCGGATGGCAGCGTCTTCCTGCCCAAGCCCGCCCAGCGGCAGTTGAACGTGCGCACCACCACCGTCAGTCTCGCCGAGCTGCCCCGCTCGATCGAGCTGGCTGGCAAGGTGGTGATGGATCCCAATGCCGGCGGCAAGGTCCAGGCCATGGTTGCGGGCCGCATCGAGCCTGGCCCGCAAGGCCTGCCGAATATCGGCCAGAGCGTGCGTAAAGGTCAGGTGCTGGCCTATGTGCTTCCGTCGTCGGGACAGATCGAGCGCTCCAATCAGTCCGCCCAGCTGGCTGAGCTGCGCGCGGCCAAAAGCCTTGCAGAAAAGCGCCTGGCTCGCCTGCAAGAACTTGCAGACACCGTGCCGCGCAAGGAACTGGAAGCCGCTGAGAGTGAAGTCAGCAGCCTGGGTGAGCGTGTGACCGCCGTGGGCGCAGGCCTGAGCAATCGCGACGCTCTGGTGGCCCCGGTGTCCGGCGTGATCGCCTCTAGCCATGTGGTCGCGGGCCAGGTCGTGGACGCCCGTGAACTGGTCTTTGAGGTCATCAACCCCGCACGTCTGCGCATCGAGGCCCTGGCCTACGACGCCGATGTGGCCCGCAATGTGGCGGGCGCCAGCGTGGCCATCGGGACGCAATCGATACGCCTGAGCTTTGTCGGCGCGGCCCGCAGCCTGCGCGAGCAGGCGCTGCCCATGCTGTTCCGGGGTGAAGGTGCTGCGCTTTCCAGCTTGGCCGTGGGCCAGCCCGTGAAGGTCTACGTCCAGACCGCGACCCGCGTCAGCGGTCTGCGTGTCCCTGCCGCCTCGCTCATGAAAAACCCAGCCAATCAGTCCGTGGTCTGGGTCAAGAAGGCGCCGGAGCAGTTCGAGCCTCGCGTGGTCACTGTTGAGCCGCTGGATGGTGCCTCCGTGGCCATCACCTCCGGCCTGCAGGCCGGCGACCGGGTGGCCACCCAGGCCGCTGCCCTGATCAACCAGATCCGTTGA
- a CDS encoding ATP-binding protein: MSEEIKNTAITAAGYVYQNRQGLRLLCDWLDAPTRYTRVKFECDVEIDAPKGLDDIVAERSGGLVDLEQVKYTPNPAVHALSWEWLLEKSGKTAKSKSMLRKWFDAFAVLHPARVGVISLKTNRRPDAEIEACLAGGKIDFAKVPEPRRSALIAELGDEKRCETFFSQLQVLHSDKGFESLEHEVDARLHRHGTPEGIANLKNVALNWAIRENFPPPDGWISLDQVRTILQAAPPAPLLEDFFVPLGYEVPDETFHGEFVRDTAVGAGQAFVLTGPPGRGKSTYLSALCDKLASLDIPTVRHHYFLSTTERGRDRVHSYVVEQSIAAQVKQFHPGVQAPDGDLRGLLEACAAYYKEKGKPFVLVLDGLDHVWRINAADKRPLDDLFSQVLPCPDNMVLLVGTQPVDDAQLPKDLLVVAPKASWRELPAMSENAVLSYLRRAVDEGRLSTRFDHEEQSERQLQEAATALRKKTNGHPLHVIYATAELEHAGGVLDSWDIGRLQGDMTKEVKFYYASLWEELPPSLKDTLRLVCAFPFFWPRAAFLDIATKVGIAQPDVAKVEHLLHSSAAGLKVFHESLAVFVRSTPGYDERIKELMPAVASWLETSAPPSLRVNWLWSVQAKLGDPKNLIAGLTRDWIMLRLEEGYPESLFDTLLSEAMVAALDTNAFADAYRLDNLKARMVRGSEFQMQDDDMARLVSFTLRLTADDGVVREAVASRHETDILRVAALALALQARGQAVMAKTCGAEALRRFRGLSHFTTRYSSNAGTTDFKFLVEAFARLGVIGATSEAFAKLVRENGPIVWMPRARMLVDEGVLDDLMDATTPLPPGDPDKSALSDVCVRAAATAGVIIFDRDDFSKLARTPFVAALEAARSRVSKPLNEPIPIEWLKGDYYERKDNLSALVHHWFFSGVQLSLCMQAEGQTGFEFVRAPTYEDRRNISYLLNSLSAIAAEVAERWWRGEFVDFNQLFELLKPVQFRRFRQGYDASSAAEEFRAGLHRIACDIRLGSCLLAGRDDVDVTEATIVAAGTSEWFDPASFRTQYEAGLLTRMSDEAASAFIQSQRVLLDAEIRQETSVHLQTPLQLCGIALTHGLNTSAQELCTQTWELVTGYGHRKDPTLNNTVDAIDYLLEVVPDDARRLLSMISPQVHRVLDFTDGKGTRHVLSAADRLLAKLCPPALVVKYEEHTDAGDWSHAEDSLRAYVEQGVRDSWPLDALMRTGVHPEIQDALMQLERNGQDGAAERLRVLREHAGWDVGVLQHKDSSSGDIDSKPYTGDVTRFAPEQVDELLASLSTSYNEKKRLLRAWYEHWDTAGQGKRLLAALDSFLQSDEGRMNGILELSDLAFKTRRKLSGSKAAWNYLVQAQIRKGAWLGFAESEEKTRKRLDMVVQHYPSRCDEFVRATTYAMFGEPEPPRLAPTDLMVYFYARQKRVTDAVKFAEMMVNCVLEDTRTLPLERPRWAEELDAARAKGT; this comes from the coding sequence ATGTCTGAAGAGATTAAGAACACTGCGATAACCGCCGCCGGCTACGTCTACCAGAATCGGCAGGGGTTGCGCCTCCTGTGCGACTGGCTCGACGCACCGACGCGCTACACCCGGGTGAAGTTCGAGTGCGACGTCGAGATCGATGCGCCGAAGGGGTTGGACGACATCGTGGCGGAGCGCTCTGGTGGCCTCGTTGACCTTGAGCAAGTCAAGTACACACCGAACCCGGCCGTTCACGCGTTGAGCTGGGAGTGGCTGCTCGAGAAGTCTGGCAAGACGGCTAAGTCTAAGTCGATGCTGCGGAAGTGGTTTGACGCCTTCGCCGTGTTGCACCCGGCTCGGGTTGGGGTGATCTCGCTGAAGACGAATCGTCGGCCAGATGCGGAAATTGAGGCGTGCCTAGCCGGCGGGAAAATCGACTTCGCTAAAGTGCCCGAGCCGCGGCGCTCAGCGTTGATCGCCGAGTTGGGTGACGAGAAGAGGTGCGAGACCTTCTTCAGTCAGCTGCAGGTTCTTCACAGCGACAAGGGTTTCGAGTCGCTTGAGCACGAGGTCGATGCTCGACTGCACCGGCACGGCACGCCTGAGGGTATTGCGAATCTCAAGAATGTCGCCTTGAACTGGGCGATTCGGGAGAATTTTCCACCGCCGGACGGGTGGATCTCCTTGGATCAGGTGCGCACCATCCTTCAGGCTGCGCCGCCGGCGCCCTTGCTTGAAGACTTTTTCGTGCCGCTCGGATATGAGGTGCCAGACGAGACCTTCCACGGGGAGTTCGTGCGCGACACCGCTGTCGGTGCCGGACAGGCTTTCGTGCTCACGGGGCCACCAGGCCGCGGGAAAAGCACGTACTTGAGCGCGCTGTGCGACAAGCTTGCTAGCTTAGATATTCCCACGGTACGGCACCACTACTTCCTGTCGACGACCGAGCGGGGGCGCGACCGCGTGCACAGCTACGTGGTTGAGCAGTCCATCGCGGCACAGGTCAAGCAGTTTCATCCAGGCGTTCAGGCGCCAGACGGTGACTTGCGAGGGCTCCTCGAAGCTTGCGCGGCCTACTACAAGGAGAAGGGCAAGCCGTTCGTGCTGGTTCTGGACGGCTTGGATCATGTCTGGCGCATCAACGCAGCCGACAAGCGCCCGCTGGACGACTTGTTCTCCCAGGTCCTGCCGTGCCCGGACAACATGGTCCTGTTGGTGGGCACGCAGCCGGTCGACGATGCCCAGCTGCCCAAGGACCTCTTGGTCGTCGCACCGAAGGCTAGCTGGCGAGAGTTGCCGGCGATGTCCGAGAACGCGGTGTTGTCGTACCTGCGCAGGGCCGTTGACGAGGGCAGGCTGTCGACCCGATTCGACCACGAAGAGCAATCAGAGCGCCAGCTGCAGGAGGCGGCGACCGCGCTTCGCAAGAAGACCAACGGCCACCCACTGCACGTCATCTATGCCACCGCGGAGCTTGAGCACGCCGGGGGAGTCCTGGATAGCTGGGATATCGGGCGGCTGCAAGGGGACATGACCAAGGAGGTGAAGTTCTACTACGCGTCCCTGTGGGAAGAGCTGCCGCCTAGTCTGAAGGACACGCTGCGCTTGGTGTGCGCGTTCCCTTTCTTCTGGCCGAGGGCTGCGTTCTTGGATATTGCGACGAAGGTCGGCATTGCTCAGCCCGATGTCGCGAAGGTGGAGCACCTGTTGCATTCTTCGGCCGCAGGCTTGAAGGTCTTCCACGAGAGCCTGGCCGTCTTTGTGCGCTCGACTCCGGGATACGACGAGCGCATCAAGGAGCTGATGCCGGCGGTGGCGAGCTGGCTGGAAACATCGGCGCCGCCCTCTTTGCGCGTCAACTGGCTCTGGTCGGTTCAGGCCAAGCTCGGTGACCCCAAGAACCTCATTGCCGGGTTGACCCGCGACTGGATCATGCTCCGTCTGGAGGAGGGCTATCCAGAGTCGCTGTTCGATACCTTGTTGTCGGAGGCCATGGTCGCTGCGCTGGATACCAATGCGTTTGCCGATGCCTATCGCCTTGACAATCTCAAGGCACGGATGGTTCGTGGCAGCGAGTTTCAGATGCAGGACGACGACATGGCTCGGCTTGTTTCGTTCACGCTGAGGCTGACAGCCGACGATGGTGTCGTCCGAGAGGCTGTGGCGTCGCGGCACGAGACGGACATTCTGCGTGTGGCCGCCCTTGCCTTGGCTTTGCAGGCGCGAGGACAGGCGGTAATGGCCAAGACCTGTGGTGCCGAGGCACTGCGGCGTTTCAGAGGTCTCAGCCACTTCACCACGCGGTACTCGTCCAACGCAGGGACTACTGATTTCAAGTTCTTGGTCGAGGCGTTCGCGCGCCTGGGTGTCATCGGTGCGACCTCGGAGGCGTTTGCGAAGCTGGTTCGTGAAAACGGCCCTATCGTGTGGATGCCGAGAGCCCGGATGCTTGTTGATGAGGGCGTGCTGGACGACCTGATGGACGCGACCACCCCGCTGCCGCCCGGCGACCCGGATAAGAGTGCTCTCAGCGACGTCTGCGTCCGTGCGGCTGCAACGGCCGGGGTGATCATCTTTGATCGCGACGACTTCAGCAAGCTGGCGCGAACCCCGTTCGTTGCCGCATTGGAGGCCGCCCGCTCACGGGTCTCGAAGCCGCTGAACGAGCCCATCCCCATTGAGTGGCTCAAGGGTGACTACTACGAGCGAAAGGACAACCTGAGTGCGCTCGTCCACCATTGGTTCTTCAGCGGTGTGCAACTGAGCCTTTGCATGCAAGCGGAAGGACAAACAGGCTTCGAGTTCGTGCGGGCGCCCACCTACGAGGACAGGAGGAACATCAGCTACTTGCTGAATTCGCTCTCAGCGATTGCAGCTGAGGTTGCCGAGCGCTGGTGGCGCGGGGAGTTTGTGGACTTCAATCAGCTGTTCGAACTGCTCAAACCTGTCCAGTTCAGGCGCTTCAGGCAGGGGTACGACGCCAGCTCAGCTGCGGAGGAGTTCCGGGCTGGACTGCATCGCATTGCCTGCGATATTCGGCTGGGCAGCTGCCTGCTCGCCGGTCGCGACGATGTTGACGTGACTGAGGCGACCATAGTCGCCGCAGGTACCAGCGAGTGGTTCGACCCTGCGTCCTTCCGCACCCAGTACGAGGCAGGATTGCTGACCAGGATGAGCGATGAAGCAGCATCGGCCTTCATCCAATCCCAGCGCGTCCTGCTCGATGCTGAGATCCGCCAGGAGACCAGCGTTCATCTTCAGACGCCCCTGCAACTCTGCGGCATCGCCCTCACCCACGGCTTGAACACCAGCGCACAGGAGCTCTGCACTCAGACTTGGGAGCTGGTAACCGGCTACGGGCACCGCAAGGACCCTACCTTGAACAACACCGTCGACGCCATTGACTACCTGTTGGAGGTCGTGCCAGACGATGCTCGACGGCTGCTCAGCATGATTTCGCCCCAGGTCCACCGCGTGCTGGACTTCACGGACGGAAAGGGAACGAGGCACGTGCTCTCAGCCGCGGACCGGTTGCTGGCGAAGCTCTGCCCGCCAGCTCTGGTGGTGAAGTATGAGGAGCACACGGACGCGGGCGATTGGTCGCATGCGGAGGACAGCCTGCGGGCATACGTCGAGCAGGGCGTGCGGGACAGTTGGCCCCTGGATGCGCTTATGCGCACGGGTGTTCACCCAGAGATCCAGGATGCGTTGATGCAGCTGGAACGCAATGGTCAGGATGGCGCTGCCGAGCGGCTGCGTGTCCTCAGGGAGCATGCCGGCTGGGACGTCGGCGTGCTTCAGCACAAAGACTCGTCTAGCGGCGACATTGACAGCAAGCCATACACAGGCGACGTCACCAGGTTTGCACCGGAGCAGGTCGACGAGCTGCTGGCAAGCCTGTCGACCAGCTACAACGAAAAGAAGAGGCTCCTTCGAGCCTGGTACGAGCACTGGGATACGGCCGGGCAGGGCAAGCGCCTTCTCGCGGCGTTGGACAGTTTTCTTCAGTCAGACGAGGGGCGCATGAACGGCATCCTTGAACTGTCTGACCTCGCCTTTAAGACGAGGCGCAAGCTGAGTGGCTCGAAGGCTGCGTGGAATTACCTCGTCCAGGCGCAGATCCGGAAGGGTGCATGGCTTGGCTTCGCGGAGAGCGAAGAAAAGACGCGTAAGCGGCTGGATATGGTCGTTCAGCACTACCCGAGTCGTTGCGACGAGTTTGTCAGGGCGACGACGTACGCCATGTTCGGAGAGCCCGAGCCGCCGCGTCTAGCGCCGACGGATCTGATGGTCTATTTCTATGCGCGGCAGAAGCGCGTTACCGACGCCGTGAAGTTCGCCGAGATGATGGTGAATTGCGTGCTCGAAGACACCCGAACTCTTCCGCTGGAACGGCCGCGCTGGGCAGAAGAGCTCGACGCTGCGAGGGCGAAGGGCACGTGA